In the Pedobacter cryoconitis genome, AGGAAAAACTTATAGCCGCCTGTGACAAACAGATGAGGTACCTGTTTCCCCTCAACTGCCGCCTGAGCATCAGAAAAATTAAGCGGTTTATTCAATAACTGCTGAACGGATACACCTGCAAAAAAATCAGGTCCATATAACCAGATCCCTGCATCAAGATCGGGCTGTGTTCTGGTATTAAAACCTGGAGTAATTGCAGGATCAATACTATTTTCAAAACTCAGTTTTGAAAAATCCAATGACATTCTTGAAATTCCTGCGGCTACCCCCAAACTCAGGTTTATTTTTGGGCTTAACCCAAGATGGTAAGCATAAGAGGCCTTAAGGTCCAGCACTTTAATAGGTCCTGTTTTATCCAATGTCCCGGAAATACCAATTCCATGATGCGGCTCAGCAGCCATATAATTCTGCAGATAACTACGTTCCATAGGATTTGCACCTTTTTCCGCAAAAGAATTTGAGTTTCCATATAAATATTGCTTGCCCAATGGCGCATGAATAGAAAAAAAAGAGGTAACCGGACCATCATTTATTCCAGTCCATTGTACCCTGGAACCTACTTTTACATCGGTATAATTCTCTATACCAGAAAGTGCAGGATTGAGCAGGTAATTATTGAAAATATACTGGGTATACTGTGGCCTTTGCTGACCATAACTAACCTTAAGAAGAAAAAAACCAGTTAATATCAGGAATACTGTTCTCATAAATTACCTCAATACCGTTAAGGAGCCCGATTGTGTTTTTTGCCCATCATGTAAATCAATCACATAATAATACACCCCTACAGGCACATATTCTCCATTATATTTCCCGTCCCAGCTTTTTCCATCACCGGTTCCAGCATAAATTCTTCCACCATATCTATTGAATACATATACATCAGCAGCAGGATAGCTATCCAGAGCAGCGATAGCCCAGGTGTCGTTGATACCATCTCCATTTGGCGTAATGGTATTCGGAATGCTTAGTTTTTTCAGTACACGAATAGAAACATCCTGCGCACTGCCCGCACAGCCATTTTCTGACCAGGCAGTTAAAGTATAAGTGACATCGTGCGGAGGGCTGGCTACAGGATTCAATTTGGTTGGATCGTCCAGGTAAGCTGCAGGTGTCCATAAAAACCTGGCATGATCTCCAGATACCTGTCCATCCAGCGTAACCGTTTGTCCTTCAATGATTGTCCGGTTGCGCCCTGCGCGGGCCGTTATTTTCTTAAATACATCCAGCGTCACAGTCGCTTGCTTTTCACAGCTGCCATTGGAAATTGTAACCGTATATAAAGTGGTTTGCAAAGGAGACGCGACCGGATCAGCAATGTCTGTAGCCGACAAACCAGTTGCCGGTGCCC is a window encoding:
- a CDS encoding type IX secretion system membrane protein PorP/SprF, with amino-acid sequence MRTVFLILTGFFLLKVSYGQQRPQYTQYIFNNYLLNPALSGIENYTDVKVGSRVQWTGINDGPVTSFFSIHAPLGKQYLYGNSNSFAEKGANPMERSYLQNYMAAEPHHGIGISGTLDKTGPIKVLDLKASYAYHLGLSPKINLSLGVAAGISRMSLDFSKLSFENSIDPAITPGFNTRTQPDLDAGIWLYGPDFFAGVSVQQLLNKPLNFSDAQAAVEGKQVPHLFVTGGYKFFLNEQLSVTPSVMFKKVQPAPLSADINFKVAFKDKFWIGGSYRPQDAVSAMAGFNISSLFVLSYAYDFTTSELGSISNGTHEIVLGILLNNRYKVTCPQRNW